CGGGGAATGAACCCTTCAAAAGCTCCATGGTCTTTACAAAGATGGGGAACATACGAGTTACTTCTTGCAATCTGCTACCAGGAAGCACGGCTATAACTTGGGCTCCTTTGAAGACAAAAGACACATGTTGTCAATATAAGCTCTTTCGATTTCACAGACAATGAATACAGATGCAACAGTATTTATTACATTCTGATATATGCTTCACTAAAACAGTCAAAATTTAAAATCCTGAAAGTGAGCAAAAGAGCATGGCATTAAATCTAGGCCACAACCCCACAGCACGACCACTTTCTAAAGGTTTTGAAGGTTATCGAGAGTTCGAGACTATATTTAGAGTAGTATCAACCGCATTAATTGGGCAACAACGGAAGTTAGGATGCAAATATGCAATAACCCATTCCGTAATCACAATTGAGAACCTGTGCGCCATTAAATTTAAGTAGTACGCTGAAAAATGCATAATTGTTATTAGCAAATAGCAATGCAAAAACTATAATAGCACTAGTACCTGGTGGAATGCCAAATTTATTTCGGAAGTCTTCACTACTGGTCTGAATCTTCCAGTCAATAAAGTCTTTTTCCTAAAAGTTGGCTGCGATGTTATTAGGATTGATAAATTACTAGCCACTGTATGTTAATGTGCAAAGGAACGGCAAAATCAGGGAGCCAAAGAAGAATATCAACTTCTACTGTACGTCAACACGTCAATTATTAGTTTCCAGTTAAGTAGGTAACCTGCAGTTAGGTATCATCCAGCATTTTTTATTTCTAAGTATGCCACATGATTCATTCCAGCCTAATAGTCTTGGCTGCTAAATTTAATGCCTCCTATGATATTTGATGGGACAGGAGAAAGAAGAATATATTCGAACCTAATAGTCAAGCCCTAAGACTTCAAACAAAGGGTTTTTCTCGTGGCTGTATTTGTAAGAGGTCGCAGGAAGTTGTAATAATGTCTTACACCCTTAAGGGACATGACAAAGAAGAATATATTCTACAACAATATAATCTAAGGCCTAGTTTTGTTGCATTCCCCAAATCAAATCATAAAATTCCATTAATCCATTTGAAGTTAATGGCAGGGTTATAGGGGATACTTACTATGTGTAAATTCGCCAAATCAATACTAATGTAAATCCACCTCATGAAAGTATCAGTATTTCATAATAAAGAGAGAACTATTGATACTTACTATATTCAGCTCCAAAGAATCTTCTAGCACTGGATGCCCTACGAAAGTTGCCGCCAACCCATTTAACCTGCAAACTTCTTCCTCGAATGGCAGAATACAGAATATGTGGTCCACAAAATGAGAAAGCCCCTTAAGTCTTGCTTCACCGCCTCTCCATGCCCAAAACGATGGTGCCACATAGTGGAAGTGAATTGGACTTTTTAAATGTTGCAACTGACATGAAGCTGCAAAAGGCAAGCTCTAACTTTTGTCACAATGACACTACACAAAAGAGTAATTCACACGAATCCAAGGAACTGAAGCACTGAACAGTACCCCTTAGCTCTTTAAGGAAGCGAAAAGAGAAGCCTTTGGAGTCCACTGTCACCACAACATGTGGATTGAATGAGAGAGCAGCTTTCACAGTTTCCTTTAATCTTGCCTGCAATTCTAAACCCAATTTTAGAGTAACAAAGCCAAGAGTCTTGAGTCTTGACAGATGTTATTTCACAAATCGAAAGGAGAAAGAGGGAAAAATAAGCGTAACTATACATACTCGGAATCTAGTGAGATGTGGCAACAGTTCCCAAATTCCCATCACAGCTAGATCTTCCATTGGGAAAAGGGACTGTAATCCCTTTTGAGACATCATTGGCCTGGAGAAAAGATATTAGAGACATCCTTGACCAAACATTGCGTGAAACAACTAAACCAACCTGTATGATGGGAAAATACCAAGCGGGGTAGTTATCCCAAAACACTTGGCAGCGGAAAATCGGGATTGGGAGCGGAGTTGAGAAATTGTGAAGCACCTCATACAACAACGATGAATTGCATTAATAAAAACACCAACCCAAAACTACTGATCTTAATAACAAGTTGACAAGCTCGAGAGACAAGATGCATAAGAAGTGAGAACCAGACAGGAATGGTAATTAGGTCAGAATACGTCACAGCAACAGACAAATCCAATAACAATCTTCAATTTTGGCTAAGAAAAATAAGCGGCAAGTTAGACTAATTAATAAGTGGAACTCAAGATGAAAGTATCTTGACTTACCCACCAACACCAGAAAATTTCACAGGAAAAGGCGCTATCTTCTTCAGTGATGCCATCAAACGTGCACCAATAGTGTCCCCAGAAACCTCTCCAGCAACTACAAACACTCTGAGCTCCCCATCTTTCGCAGCAATATCAATCACTCGACTTGAAACAGACATATATCTTCTATGTACCCCAGCGTACCCAAGTACTTCCCCTATGAAAATACGGTTTGTTCTAGCCAACATCGTGAATATTCTCCTACAGTAGAAACATAATAATCCTCAACAATATAATCCAACAACTCTTATACATGAAACTCTATATTCAAAACGCAATGCGTAATTTCACAACAACGAGCAAAAAAGTTCTCCCACCAATTTGATATTGACAACAAATGCAAAGAACAAATTACATCTTAATTTCCATAATTCAATACCAACTTTCATTTTCCTTATCAAATAGCTTCACCACACTAAATGTTCCCAATCGTAGCATACTTCGTACTCCCTCAGTCCCTCGGTCCCATGTTCCCAATCGTAGCATACTTCGTACTCCCTTAGTCCCTCGGTCCCATGTTCCCAATCATGACATACTTCGTACTCCCTcagtcccaatcatttgtttggcTTTTATATATTTCTAAGtgttattttaatcaaaggtaaacaaatgattgagacgtagGGACTAGGAGTAATCTACAAATTAattatgttactccgacacttcactttgGTTGTATGTCGTGTGTCCAGTACTACACTCGGATACGACACGACACGACACAACACAAAACAACCCAACAAAACACTTAATTTTAGACCCAAAAAGTGGAAAACAACGCACAAAATAACCGTATCTGATACTCCGACACTTGATGATTTAACAATAAATCGAATATTGTAGAGACAAAAAAACGATGATAAGATACAAATTTGATGCTGCATAGTACAAATTACACATTTTAGTAACAAATAACATTAAATTAAACACCTGTTTGTTCAATTTCCAGGAACAATAGAAATTAGAAAGCAGAAAAAAAATTCAATTGAATTACTAAGAATACCTTCAATCAGGGAAGCGAAAATTGTGAATTTATTGCGTTAAAGTGAGATAATTTgaagcacaaaatctcatttgtgacggcacgtatccgtcactttggagtgacggataccattttctctcataaatgcccaaatagaggagagtggaaagcacatggaggtgcccccaccttgtccccctgttcgttttgtgagtggcattatccgtcacttgctccgacccgtcttcagcaagactaattgaatTTGAAgtgattgtatttttttttttttttgaaataaacccACACGGGTTTAATTAGATATAATATCAGAATCAGCACAAACTACATCAGAAATGTCCAACGGAAAAGACGCCTCCCATCTACGAGAACCTAGAGTCCATGGCCTCAGATGAGCTAGCTCATGAGCGGCCTTATTAAAACATCTACGCGaccatataaacgaaacaaagtcAAAAGAATTACATAAAGCATAAATGTcaatataaataaaaaaaatactacTGCGTCCCTTCCGCTTCAGCTGTAGATCATGAATAACATTCGAGCAGTCACCTTCCACAATAACCGTTCTATTATTCCTCCTTCGAGCCTCCTTAAGACCATACAAAATAGCAGCTGCTTCCGCTTCTTCTGGATCCATTGCCACCGAACCCTGTTCCACACTACACCACTCAACCTCCCCCCTATCGTTTCGACATACAGCTCCCAATCCTATCCCCGCACCCTCCACAATAGCTGCATCTACATTCACCTTCACCGCCCCATCATCCGGCCTTATCCACCCGCCAACACCAGTCGCCTCACCCCGGGCCTCTCCCGCCACCTCCAAACTTCCCTGGCTCTCCATCTCATCTACCAAATCCCCAACCCGTTTTACCACTAATTCCGccctccaatctccatcttcaaAGGTTGTTTTATTCCTCCTCTCCCAAATAGCCCAACACCCCGTCATGAAAACCACCTGCTCCCGAGTCTCCATATCCTTCAAAGCTACCTCCACCCAGTCCCTTACCTTAGCAAATCCTAAACAAGACGGCACCTCCACCTCCAATCCCTCCCAGACGCCACCAACCCACCCACATCCGCGAACCACATGTAAACAAGATTCCAAACAATCCCCACATCGAACACACTCGCCTCCAAACGAACCCATCCTCGCTGAAATATTGCCTCTAGTAGCAATGGCCTCATTACACAGCTGCCACATGAACACTTTAATCCTCGGTAAAACAGGTACTTTCCAAATTGGTTTCGAAAGTGCTAGCTAATAGAGTGAAGAGATTTTTGAGTGAGGTTGTGTCTGAGAATCAGGGGGCTTTTACACCCGGAAGGCTGATTAGTGATAATATTCTGGTTGCTTTTGAGTTGTTTCATCATATGAAGAATACGAGGAGTAATGGGGGTCATTTGGCGTTGAAACTTGATATGGCGAAGGCTTATGATCGGGTTGAGTGGGATTTTTTAGAGGCTGTTTTATGTCGAATGGGGTTTCATGAGCGGTGGGTTAGTACGGTTATGAGGTGTGTTCGGTCGGTGCGGTATTCTGTGCTTGTGAATGGTCGAAGGTCTGAGTCCTTTTTACCTAGTAGGGGGTTACGACAAGGGGACCCGTTATCGCCTTATCTGTTTCTTTTATGTGCGGAAGTGTTGTCTGGTATGTTGAGGAGAGCAGCGGAGTTGGGTTCGATTCATGGTATTCGGATTGCTCCTCAGGCCCCGAGTGTTTCGCATTTATTCTTTGCTGATGATAGTATCATATTTGTGAAGGCAAGGGAGAGTGAGGCTAGGGAAGTTAAGCGAATTCTTGATCGCTATCAGCAGGCATCGGGGCAGTTAGTGAGTTTACCGAAGACCACGGTTTCTTTTAGCCGTGGAACCAGTTTGGCAAGGAAGCAGCAGATAGGGAATGTGTTTGGAGTGAGACAGGTAGAATGTCAGGAGAGATATCTGGGCTTGCCGACTGTTTTAGGGAGGTCTAAAAGAGGACTTACGGATCTGATTCGTGACAAGTTGACTAAGAAGTTGCAGGGATGGAAGGGTTCGTTACTCAGTAAAGCGGGTAAGGAGGTGCTTATAAAGGCTGTGGCCCAAGCTATACCAACTTATGCGATGAGTGTATTCCGAATTCCGTCTAATTTCTGTGATGAGTTACGAGGAGTAATGGGGGTCATTTGGCGTTGAAACTTGATATGGCGAAGGCTTATGATCGGGTTGAGTGGGATTTTTTAGAGGCTGTTTTATGTCGAATGGGGTTTCATGAGCGGTGGGTTAGTACGGTTATGAGGTGTGTTCGGTCGGTGCGGTATTCTGTGCTTGTGAATGGTCGAAGGTCTAAGTCCTTTTTACCTAGTAGGGGGTTACGACAAGGGGACCCGTTATCGCCTTATCTGTTTCTTTTATGTGCGGAAGTGTTGTCTGGTATGTTGAGGAGAGCAGCGGAGTTGGGTTCGATTCATGGTATTCGGATTGAAGTTGCAGGGATGGAAGGGTTCGTTACTCAGTAGGAAGATACCTTGGGTAGCTTGGCGGAAGCTTTGTTTACCTAAATGCCGTGGGGGACTTGGGTTTCGAGACTTTGTGAAGTTTAATAGTTCTTTGTTGGGTAAGCAGGCATGGAGGCTACTTACTGATGAGGATAGCTTAATGACACGGTTGTTGAAAGGTAAATATTTTCCATCTACTTCTTTTCTGGAGGCAGGTTTGGGGACCAATCCGAGTTATTCTTGGAGGAGTATTTGGGAAGCACGGTCTGTGCTGTTGATGGGGTTACGGCGTAGGGTGGGGGACGGGCTTTCCACGGCGGTGTGGCGGGATCCGTGGGTTGGGGGAGCTGGCTCGGGGATGGTTATTTCGCCTAGGGGGGAGTCTAACCCGGGTCTGCGTGTGACGGACCTTATGGAGGAAAGAGGAAGGGGATGGAATAAGGAGTTGGTCGAATCTTTGTTTCTTCCGTTTGAGAGCGAGAGGATATTCAGACTGCGTGTTGGTGAACAGCTGGTTCCAGATGAGTGGTTTTGGAGTGGGGAAAGAGATGGAGTTTATTCTGTTCGGTCGGCTTATAGACTCTTGGTTAAGCAAGATGGGGATGTGGTGGGACCTTCGAGTTTTCTAGCTGGTTATGGAATAAAATTTGGAAAGTGATTGTATTTTTTGAATTATTACGATTGATgatttagggttttagggtttgagtTGAATTTCGCGCGGGAGACTTTGTAGCGTTGACTTATCCCATCCCcactactactaagagaataaaaattctcttagtttttctccaaaaagcatctagctaaataaggtaataaataaaattttctttcagtATTATCTTTtaaatgaatatattcttataaataaactctaattttttaaataaattcaagattatgattttttcattaaaataaaataaaattgatattaaattatacTGTAATTAGAGCTGGCAAACAATgccacgacacgaaaacacgacacgaacccgacacgaaattaatgggtttgggttgaggcttaatgacccatttatgtaggtgggttgacacgaacacgacacgatatttaattgggttgggtttgggttgagctctctaaacacgaacccgacacgaatgacctgtttaccatattaatcctaatttttgttgatccatcacataaatatacttaaaatttttaaataaggacatgacacgaaaacacgacacgaacccgacacaaaattaacgggttagggttgagacttgatgacccatttatgtaagtgggtcaacacgaacacgacacgatatttaattgggtcgggtttgggttggagggtttgtgacccgtttacatgtgacacgaacccgacacgactcgatctgtttgccaggtctaactGTAATGTATAGAGTCAGTAATGCAATAgttattactgtagagaataacttgacacatgcttactattagcttcgCAACAAAAACAATtactaaaaaaaattcacaacttaaaaaaaaaaattattagttttccatttcaatttttttgtttcatatcaaaatacaatgaagtgaactgataaatattaatgaggtgcaaaaTTTAAAAGTATGAATCCTCCTATATAATAAGAGAATACAACTTatctaaagttttccctccaaagtgctcaaacttatacatggaaacaaattagattttcatttattaaactaattttccatttaaaataatctatacataaaaactgtatcacctattattaacttcgtgacgaaaaaagatttttaaaaaaaaaattgatgtagttaaaatattttcataaaaactcaattcatggaattattcaattcttttgattaattttaatattaattatttttttataaaatttcgcgagatataaatctaaaatctataactaatacactaaaaattaaaaggcctatatttaccgcgcatttgcgcgggatctacactagttttgATTTAAAAGAATTTAGGTTGGGTCGGATAAAGTCGGTCACTTTAATTTGGATTCGGATTAGTTTCGGGACAGTTATTATCATTTGATGGTCGGGTCATATTGGTCATATTAATTAAGGCTTTGATCAAGTTCGGGTGTCGAGTCGGCTACAAATCGGGTCAATTTTGCCAAGTCTAAATTAGTAGAGTATGAAATATGTCCTTCTTAATCAATAATTCTAGTATTCGCTAACGATGCCTAAGGTAATCAGTTGATTCAAATGTTACTCGTATGAGTTATTACTATTAAATTCTAGTTCAACCGGCTTGAACTGCTTGTAATTAAGCTCACTAGGACTTCATGTTATGAATCAGACTTAATTACTTGGTACAATATAATCCTGTAAGATGATTACATCTGGGTTAACCACCTCCTCGAAACTCAAAAAAATGCGGGGAAGTTAACGGATTTTTGATACGATAACAACTTGTACCacttaataatatataaatacgATATTTGACAATGATTAGTTTACAATTAAACAGCTGAAATAGCTTTGACATTTAGTGTTTGTTTGGCCTGAtttttaaaagtgtttttggcCTTAAAAATAGtttttggccaaacacatcaTTATTTAAAGCAAAAGGGAAATTTCTCAAAAGTCAACAAATCATAATTTTGCCCATAAAAATAGAAGCAGCAATTTTCTAATTTcgcttttgaaaaacactttttgaaaattaagcttaaaaaacaaaaactcattttcaACACGTTAGGCCAAACATGCTCTTAACTTGTTAGTTTAAACTTATACTCGGTATATACGTCAATATAAACTTCGGTATATACGCCATTATAAACTACGCCAAGGCTGATCATCCACAAACAAAACATTAATCCATTCCAATAGTAAACCAATCTGAACTTCACTTAATaactttgatggggcatattctgcacccgctgaccaagtcaacatattgaccaaggtcaaagctaaaagacaacaagtcaaaagaaaaacggcctaaccgacaaagcctcgccggctgtcactgggtctctcGCTTTCGGCAattagccggccgagaggcatatccgtgtactcgcatccagtcccctcggcatggagtcaaccagacctgccggcctgtcatgggtccctcggccgagggtaagacagtctttccacctgctacgccacttagccactacgtgacaaaaggtgaaagtctataaatactccacatctctcattgagaaactaactggaaaatctggtataaactcccttatctctctacaatatactttgccaagttaaacatacaacttatctatctaagtttactgacttgagcgtcgaagtgagtacgctcggccccaagccgagccctcagtttgttcatctttgcataaaagagcgaaaggaagagacgagcaatgacatcattctacaagctcaagtggtcacaatcctgctccggaattacacccggaacaattggcgccgtctgtggggaaacgtactaaaagctagtcacctacattaccaaaacaaaaaaaaataaaaaaccattcagcgagctaagaagatgtcaaagcaacaagaaactgtgagtgaaggaactgcattcttccaggatgacacgttccgtaattctgagatcgggcagtcccccaccggccgagtcactgaCACGGCGCTcgggatgccgaaagagccagaaacaccgctgcctaccgaccaagtcactgtcatgagacatgtggtcgatgcggccaaattaaagctattttcctggacctgatgggtagtacgctggttacccctgtcacgacgacggggacggcagcgcatccacaggtgaccagggcccatagagTGGCCCCGAAGaacttgtccggagcgatacaaggagctgggcatgctagaacgccagcagagcccgtggtgccagtggcagacctgagtccttcccccactcgcgggaggacagcgtcgccgcggcaacagcGAGGCCAGCCctgaaggaatgaaagaagtccgactcaccaaagtcggacaagaagcccttcccgccagaaggagataagccggactaaggttgcgaggagccgatcgccgcgtgtcgttcgacacgtggtcagacagcccctcagtacctatgtcctcgagatccctgtgccgactaagctgaagctgccgcccttatcatacaaaggggatagcgacccgaccgaccatgtcgaggctttcgagtcgtacatgtcggtatgggagcagtgTTAAGATTATAGAGGGTAGCGGATTGCATAATGAATTGTATTATTGATGATGTAATTCTGACTGAATACATgggtgtatatataatacacctACTAGCATAAACCCTAGACGATAGCCggccctaatgggcctaatatcctaataccctcccgcaatcgtaaaggtAGTACATAGTACGAACTTTGCGATTGGAGAAATACAGAGAAAAAAgaacataaaaaaaaatgaaatcttcAATCTTCGTCTTCTtcaatcttcattaattcttcatCTTCTgtaaccaaaaaaaaattaattcttCATCTTCACAAGGTTGGTAAGATAAACGAGTATAAGACTCGTTAGAAAATTTTcttcgaacaagaacgttaagCTTTTCGGACTTGTCGAAAATAAACAATTTGTTAGGAACACTAATCGGACCTAAACAAATCAAGACGGAAAATTATCCGTTAATTTCAATATTTGGAGAACGTTAATTTTTTTCGGACTCCAAATTggttgcgtaactcgccagttaaTTTTGTACCACCTTAAACGGTTTTGAAGATTAATAACGAAATTCCGAAAAAATAAGGTCGGGGTGATTTTGGAGTCTCTAGATTCATCATCCTTGCCGATTTAACGTTTCTGTGCTTTTGGAACATATAAAAATGCTCCTGCTCCACCGTTTCTATCACtgatttctttttattttattttttgaaacGAAAAGTAAAATTAAACTAATCTTATAATTATTAGATCAGAAAATCCCGCCGGCGGGCATCGCCTCATATTTTGCCCACCGGCAAGAAAGCGAAAACGAATTTTTAGAGTCCTCGAGgaagaggctctgataccatgttaagattatagagggTAGAAGATTGCATAATGAATTGTATTATTGATGATGTAATTCTGACTGAATACATgggtgtatatataatacacctACTAGCATAAACCCTAGACGATAGCCggccctaatgggcctaatatcctaataagcagcctgatgaggtgtggtgccgagtcttcccaacgaccctgcatgggatggctcagagttggtacaaggggctacctaatggctcggtatctGTTATGCCGACAcgagagacaatttcatagcccaagtatgcttgcaacaagagaagggccgtggaaacatcgatctcctaactatccgacgggggaggacgagtccctcgaagctacgtgaaaagattcgacgctaaggttcagcggATCCGTGAGCCGAACACCGAATCGCggccttcgcggcgatgaaaggcctcccgaaaggcgagttcaaaaatgagctgatcaagtgcgaagacctcaacttagactccgccagaaagatggccggccgagccgtaaaggtggaagactatcacaaaacctgggtaggccacagtgaagctgggcacccagagaggaagagccgccgggacaacatagatgaaggtcgccgtgacgggaataggtcacggcctgagagatctaATAGAAAAcagcactcggcgggcgccggggagttcgggaccatactacCGAGAAGCGGTGCAGTAGTCTCACCCCCACGGTCGCCTCTCCaccgaggtctttaccctaagcaagaatgatggacagaagtgggcaagaccccccaaggcgaggggggacggtgacacaagccagttctgcgagtaccacggccacaccggccataaaaCTGACAACTGTCAACATCTAAGGAACGTcatcgaagagctaatccgaaagggggccctcagcaagtatgtagctggaggcccaggaacaagcgccgacggggcgaatagaaaatcagttttccaacggatgggagtaatccaggttgtcatcgggggaaacgagaacggtgggtcagctaatgggcacaaacggcacctaaatgagttataccaagccatcaactttgtgcctaaaacagcgatccccgcttccaccatccccgatataaccattggaaagaaggactacgagggagtcgtcgcccggcacagcgacccgcttgtagtccacctggatatatccaaccacttggtcaaaaggtgcctgattgacacaggcgcctacacgaacatcatgttcagggagtgctttcttaatctcggtctgaagattggagacctgagcccctgcactaacccgctatacagcttctctggggccggcctggtacccctggggtcaatcagactgccggtgatgttcggccaaggggatgcggctaaaaatgttttatctgagttcgtggttatcgatggttcgtctgcctacaatgttctcataggccgggtcactttgagcaaggccgatgcagtaatgtccatccgggccctgacattgatgtacgtctcggaccggggggaagcacaaaagttCGTCTCAAAAGACGAGAAagatgaaatagtcaatatccaagtgtctaccagggggtgcaacatgcaatccctcaaagtggcgaagaaatcggagaaagggaagagtCCATCCTTGCAGCAGAAGGGCGAACCGATGAATACtgatgtcggcatggtcgaaggagccgagaccgaggaagtggaaattgacccagggcgcaccgtaactgtcggtgtcaacctggagccaaaattcagagctgatctcctag
The Silene latifolia isolate original U9 population chromosome 11, ASM4854445v1, whole genome shotgun sequence genome window above contains:
- the LOC141610772 gene encoding putative lipid-A-disaccharide synthase, mitochondrial isoform X2, which translates into the protein MLARTNRIFIGEVLGYAGVHRRYMSVSSRVIDIAAKDGELRVFVVAGEVSGDTIGARLMASLKKIAPFPVKFSGVGGPMMSQKGLQSLFPMEDLAVMGIWELLPHLTRFRARLKETVKAALSFNPHVVVTVDSKGFSFRFLKELRASCQLQHLKSPIHFHYVAPSFWAWRGGEARLKGLSHFVDHIFCILPFEEEVCRLNGLAATFVGHPVLEDSLELNIEKDFIDWKIQTSSEDFRNKFGIPPGAQVIAVLPGSRLQEVTRMFPIFVKTMELLKGSFPDLRTVMLVASNQHVESYINEMLHHWPVPITLIPGSSAGLKYDAFSVSTAALCTSGTVAVELQLAKLPCLVAYRAHILTEWFIRLKAKVKYISIPNILLDSPVIPEALFDSCTPNHLATSLMQLIRDEDLKELQMKSAEKVIRLLSPANSLVQIEKTGSPQPSMIAASTLLYYKTDP
- the LOC141610772 gene encoding putative lipid-A-disaccharide synthase, mitochondrial isoform X1; the protein is MEIKMRIFTMLARTNRIFIGEVLGYAGVHRRYMSVSSRVIDIAAKDGELRVFVVAGEVSGDTIGARLMASLKKIAPFPVKFSGVGGPMMSQKGLQSLFPMEDLAVMGIWELLPHLTRFRARLKETVKAALSFNPHVVVTVDSKGFSFRFLKELRASCQLQHLKSPIHFHYVAPSFWAWRGGEARLKGLSHFVDHIFCILPFEEEVCRLNGLAATFVGHPVLEDSLELNIEKDFIDWKIQTSSEDFRNKFGIPPGAQVIAVLPGSRLQEVTRMFPIFVKTMELLKGSFPDLRTVMLVASNQHVESYINEMLHHWPVPITLIPGSSAGLKYDAFSVSTAALCTSGTVAVELQLAKLPCLVAYRAHILTEWFIRLKAKVKYISIPNILLDSPVIPEALFDSCTPNHLATSLMQLIRDEDLKELQMKSAEKVIRLLSPANSLVQIEKTGSPQPSMIAASTLLYYKTDP
- the LOC141610772 gene encoding putative lipid-A-disaccharide synthase, mitochondrial isoform X3, producing MMSQKGLQSLFPMEDLAVMGIWELLPHLTRFRARLKETVKAALSFNPHVVVTVDSKGFSFRFLKELRASCQLQHLKSPIHFHYVAPSFWAWRGGEARLKGLSHFVDHIFCILPFEEEVCRLNGLAATFVGHPVLEDSLELNIEKDFIDWKIQTSSEDFRNKFGIPPGAQVIAVLPGSRLQEVTRMFPIFVKTMELLKGSFPDLRTVMLVASNQHVESYINEMLHHWPVPITLIPGSSAGLKYDAFSVSTAALCTSGTVAVELQLAKLPCLVAYRAHILTEWFIRLKAKVKYISIPNILLDSPVIPEALFDSCTPNHLATSLMQLIRDEDLKELQMKSAEKVIRLLSPANSLVQIEKTGSPQPSMIAASTLLYYKTDP
- the LOC141612794 gene encoding uncharacterized protein LOC141612794; this encodes MWQLCNEAIATRGNISARMGSFGGECVRCGDCLESCLHVVRGCGWVGGVWEGLEVEVPSCLGFAKVRDWVEVALKDMETREQVVFMTGCWAIWERRNKTTFEDGDWRAELVVKRVGDLVDEMESQGSLEVAGEARGEATGVGGWIRPDDGAVKVNVDAAIVEGAGIGLGAVCRNDRGEVEWCSVEQGSVAMDPEEAEAAAILYGLKEARRRNNRTVIVEGDCSNVIHDLQLKRKGRSSIFFIYIDIYALCNSFDFVSFIWSRRCFNKAAHELAHLRPWTLGSRRWEASFPLDISDVVCADSDIISN